One Pecten maximus chromosome 7, xPecMax1.1, whole genome shotgun sequence genomic window carries:
- the LOC117331245 gene encoding uncharacterized protein LOC117331245 — translation MCYYKTNFYDHFEKSQIYKTTHKYCGRDCCRSNNQVTCCTKTNENEDDNDITGDPVGWMTFGAVFGSLIGVIFGLSVCILVGCHIKKLCFRPIAKLEPKKGKPEHHRAAKYLATLNKGKEKANQKKKHPPPRRSRLARRHNEATNFAFDEAEYAEELDFTASPTTDYFYDDISDGPSPSPILYNNFEKGGMRIVVSPSCIDFHNLGDDDEVFCEKKDPQRSVSIDCGQVDHTVNRRESVVGISADASMRHASIC, via the exons ATGTGCTACTACAAAACCAACTTTTATGATCACTTTGAGAAAAGccaaatatacaaaacaactCACAAATACTGTGGAAGAGACTGCTGCAGATCCAATAACCAGGTCACGTGTTGTACGAAGACCAATGAGAATGAAGACGATAATGATATAACAGGAGATCCGGTGGGATGGAT GACATTCGGTGCTGTGTTTGGATCCCTGATAGGAGTTATCTTTGGGTTGTCAGTATGCATTTTGGTCGGCTGTCATATAAAGAAACTGTGCTTTAGACCAATAGCAAAACTAGAGCCGAAGAAAGGGAAACCGGAACATCATAGAGCAGCCAAGTACCTCGCTACAC TCAACAAAGGGAAGGAGAAGGCTAACCAGAAAAAAAAGCATCCACCACCTCGAAGGTCAAGGTTAGCCCGTCGCCACAACGAGGCTACAAACTTTGCATTTGACGAAGCCGAATATGCTGAAGAATTGGATTTTACAGCCAGTCCGACGACGGATTATTTCTATGACGATATTTCTGACGGACCGAGCCCCTCGCCAATTCTTTACAATAATTTCGAAAAGGGTGGCATGCGCATCGTAGTGTCGCCATCTTGTATCGATTTTCATAATCTCGGAGATGATGACGAggtattttgtgaaaaaaaggATCCGCAGAGGTCAGTCAGTATCGATTGTGGACAAGTCGATCACACTGTCAACAGAAGGGAGTCTGTAGTAGGAATATCGGCGGACGCTAGCATGCGACATGCAAGTATCTGTTGA